The following coding sequences lie in one Arachis hypogaea cultivar Tifrunner chromosome 9, arahy.Tifrunner.gnm2.J5K5, whole genome shotgun sequence genomic window:
- the LOC112709942 gene encoding FBD-associated F-box protein At2g26860, producing the protein MGKRRKQRKAAVDRDVISRLPDEILCHILSFLPTRTSMATSVLSRRWRYLWEKVQVLDLNDDFLYTHDRSDEEAEECFINFLEKVVSGFNPLSKVRLSCRADDYGYRRLFEWIGSVRDRVRELYFSTRTDRMTYTLPFEYIYSTSLVSLVLDGNINIIFDDVNLDGKMFLPSLKNLELHIDYLNIDVFLSGCPALETLRVTLIKFTTREADFDLEAIHMPRTLKSLTFEERYHYSEVVTLKRLQLDTTSLEYLHLALRCDYKRILVCDYTNIKKACLDIWPKPRNVAWVPKLLGALCETKFLWLKVSTIQCLLPAPVLDIPDFCNLIQLQLDFEDFKAKLLIDLLHHCPKLQALKIYVLGSYDGEDNFYFYYLNPHKRNGWRQPRSVPKCIVSHLNTVEYRGYQNTPEEHEFTTYILQRGLVLKSMRIHAKYYFPRHLKWEISQALSEIQMGSSMCRVEID; encoded by the exons ATGGGGAAACGGCGGAAGCAAAGGAAAGCAGCAGTTGATAGGGACGTTATCAGCAGGCTGCCGGATGAAATCCTGTGCCACATCCTCTCATTCCTTCCAACCAGAACATCCATGGCTACCAGCGTGCTCTCTCGCAGGTGGCGCTACCTCTGGGAGAAAGTCCAAGTGTTGGACCTCAACGATGATTTCCTTTACACCCATGACCGTTCAGATGAGGAAGCAGAAGAGTGCTTTATTAATTTTCTCGAAAAGGTTGTGTCGGGTTTCAACCCTCTCAGTAAGGTCCGACTCTCTTGCCGGGCGGATGACTATGGGTATAGAAGACTTTTTGAGTGGATTGGTTCTGTCCGTGACAGAGTTAGGGAACTGTATTTTTCTACGAGGACCGATAGGATGACTTACACCTTGCCTTTTGAGTATATCTATAGCACTTCGCTCGTGTCGCTCGTTTTGGAcggtaatattaatattatttttgacgATGTGAATCTGGATGGTAAGATGTTTTTGCCATCCCTCAAGAATCTAGAGCTGCATATCGACTATCTGAACATCGATGTCTTTCTTTCTGGCTGCCCGGCTCTTGAAACTCTTCGGGTCACTTTAATTAAGTTCACGACTCGTGAGGCTGATTTCGATCTTGAAGCAATTCACATGCCTCGTACCTTGAAGAGTTTAACCTTTGAG GAGCGATATCACTATTCCGAAGTTGTGACACTTAAGCGTCTTCAGTTAGACACTACATCTCTTGAATATCTACATCTCGCATTACGCTGTGATTACAAACGGATTTTGGTTTGTGATTATACCAACATCAAGAAAGCGTGTCTAGACATTTGGCCTAAGCCTAGGAATGTTGCTTGGGTTCCTAAGCTCCTCGGGGCACTTTGCGAAACAAAATTCTTGTGGCTGAAAGTTTCAACAATCCAG TGCTTGCTTCCTGCACCAGTTCTAGACATTCCCGATTTTTGCAATTTGATTCAGCTGCAACTTGATTTTGAAGATTTCAAGGCTAAACTTCTAATAGACTTGCTTCACCATTGTCCTAAGCTTCAAGCTCTAAAAATTTATGTATTGGGG TCCTATGATGGTGAAGATAATTTTTACTTCTATTACTTAAATCCCCATAAACGCAATGGTTGGAGACAGCCACGTAGCGTTCCTAAGTGTATTGTATCACACTTGAACACAGTTGAATATCGAGGATATCAGAACACTCCAGAGGAGCATGAATTTACTACATATATTTTACAAAGAGGACTTGTTTTGAAGTCAATGAGAATTCATGCTAAATATTATTTCCCCCGCCACTTAAAATGGGAAATTTCCCAGGCATTATCTGAAATACAAATGGGTTCTAGTATGTGCCGAGTTGAAATAGACTAA
- the LOC140175412 gene encoding F-box/FBD/LRR-repeat protein At1g16930-like, which translates to MATSVFSRRWRHLWKQLHVLNLDGYSFNTPELSRDQVEERFVDFVNEVLQQVQVRRIQKFRLEGEVRNYSRTLSFWIDAVTSGPHLQELYLSLWNSSRSFYTLPYSVLSCTSLVTLVLKGDIIVSFDNLQSLQLPSLKT; encoded by the coding sequence ATGGCCACCAGCGTCTTCTCCCGCAGGTGGCGCCACCTCTGGAAGCAACTCCATGTCCTCAACCTTGACGGTTACTCCTTTAACACCCCTGAACTTTCACGAGACCAAGTAGAAGAACGCTTTGTTGATTTCGTCAACGAGGTTCTACAACAGGTTCAAGTTCGTCGCATCCAGAAGTTCCGCCTCGAGGGTGAGGTGCGAAATTACTCCCGTACCCTCTCTTTTTGGATCGACGCCGTTACTTCCGGGCCTCACCTCCAAGAACTGTACCTCTCTCTTTGGAACTCTAGTCGCTCCTTTTACACGTTACCTTACAGTGTTTTGTCTTGCACCTCACTGGTCACACTCGTCTTGAAAGgtgatattattgtttcttttgATAATCTTCAATCTCTTCAGTTGCCATCTCTCAAGACTTAG
- the LOC112709944 gene encoding FBD-associated F-box protein At2g26860 — MGKRRKQRKAAVDRDVISSLPDEILCDILSFLPTRTSVATSVLSRRWRYLWKKVQVFDLNDDFLYTPDRSHEKAQERLLILLNEFEPLRRPMRKFRLSCRAGVFRYADLLDWIHYVIRRVSELYFSLRTDGKICALPSLRIRSTSLVSLVLDGNIDIYLEDVGPSSVILPSLKNLELHINYLNLDVFLSGCPALETLRATLIKFRTDESYDEPEAIHMPRPLKSLTFEEQYSYFEDATLEHLEVDTPSLEYLRLRLRGCYKQILTCDYPNINKVCLDIFGNSWHVAWLPKLLGALCKTRFLRLEVPTTLCLIRAPVLDLPDFCNLIQLQLDFYSFNSRLVIDLLHNCPKLQALKIYESESVDDDDDDDSWLFCQNRKRNDWTQPLSVPNCIVSHLNTVEYRGYLNSPEEHEFTAYILQRGLVLKTMRIHAKYCDLPLKGEVFKALSKIQRSSSMCRLEVH; from the exons ATGGGGAAACGGCGGAAGCAAAGGAAAGCAGCAGTTGATAGGGACGTTATCAGCAGCCTGCCGGATGAAATCCTGTGCGACATCCTCTCATTCCTTCCAACCAGAACGTCCGTGGCCACCAGCGTCCTCTCTCGCAGGTGGCGCTACCTCTGGAAGAAAGTCCAAGTGTTTGACCTCAACGATGATTTCCTTTACACCCCTGACCGTTCACATGAGAAAGCTCAAGAGCGCCTTCTTATTTTGCTCAATGAGTTTGAGCCGCTTCGGCGCCCCATGCGTAAGTTCCGCCTCTCTTGCCGGGCGGGTGTATTTAGGTATGCAGACCTTCTTGATTGGATACATTACGTCATTCGCAGGGTTAGTGAACTCTATTTCTCTCTGAGGACCGATGGGAAGATTTGCGCCTTGCCTTCTTTGCGTATCCGTAGTACTTCGCTCGTGTCGCTCGTTTTGGACGGTAATATTGATATTTATCTGGAAGATGTTGGTCCCAGTAGTGTTATTTTGCCATCCCTCAAGAACCTAGAGTTGCATATCAACTATTTGAACCTGGATGTGTTTCTATCTGGTTGCCCAGCCCTTGAAACTCTTAGGGCCACTTTAATTAAGTTCAGGACTGATGAAAGTTATGACGAACCTGAAGCAATCCACATGCCTCGTCCCTTGAAGAGTTTAACCTTTGAG GAACAATATTCATATTTCGAAGATGCGACACTTGAGCATCTTGAGGTAGACACTCCATCTCTTGAATACCTACGTCTCAGATTACGGGGTTGTTACAAACAGATTTTGACTTGTGATTATCCCAACATCAACAAAGTATGTCTAGATATTTTTGGTAACAGTTGGCATGTTGCTTGGCTTCCTAAGCTCCTCGGGGCACTCTGCAAAACAAGATTCTTGAGGCTGGAAGTTCCAACAACCTTG TGCTTAATTCGTGCCCCAGTTCTAGACCTTCCCGACTTTTGCAATTTGATTCAGCTGCAACTTGATTTTTATAGTTTCAACAGTAGGCTTGTAATAGACTTGCTTCACAATTGTCCTAAGCTGCAAGCTCTAAAAATATATGAATCTGAG TccgttgatgatgatgatgatgatgattcctGGTTGTTTTGTCAAAACCGTAAACGCAATGATTGGACACAGCCACTTAGCGTTCCTAACTGTATTGTATCACACTTGAACACTGTTGAATATCGAGGGTATCTAAACAGTCCAGAGGAGCATGAATTTACTGCATATATTTTACAAAGAGGACTTGTTTTAAAAACAATGAGAATTCATGCTAAATATTGTGACCTACCCTTAAAAGGTGAAGTTTTCAAGGCATTATCTAAAATACAAAGGAGCTCTAGCATGTGCCGACTTGAAGTACACTAA
- the LOC112709945 gene encoding F-box/FBD/LRR-repeat protein At1g16930 has translation MEPEDDKSETSTTISTLPDSILCNILSFLPTRTSIATSVLSRRWRHLWKHLHVLNLDGYSFNTPELSRDHVEDRFVDFVNEVLQQVQVRRIQKFRLEGEVRNYSCTLSFWIDAVTSGPHLQELYLSLWNSSGSFYTLPYSVFSCTSLVSLILKGDIIVSFDNLQSLQLPSLKNLDLEIISTELDKLLSLCPALETLKVFIFFNSGGIDPNEIHVPRSLKRLTLESEACDSTVDHLEIHTPSLEYLDIALVACYSQISVRTYPNLVEACLNICFDDMHIDWMPKLLNAVCRTKFLALQASTTACLICVPSLEFPQFCCLVRLQIGFEFFNSRVLIDLLHCCCKLEALLIHACESVSYGCLYGEPVEPSSWTQPVSVPSCVVSHLNIIEFRDYEDLEEEHEFIAYVIERGLVLKTVTIHTRTFIDQEIKDHILKKLSVVPMGSSICQLKLE, from the exons ATGGAGCCTGAAGACGACAAGTCAGAAACATCGACAACCATCAGCACCCTACCGGACTCGATCCTCTGCAacatcctctccttcctcccaaccAGAACATCCATAGCCACCAGCGTCCTCTCCCGCAGGTGGCGCCACCTCTGGAAGCACCTCCATGTCCTCAACCTTGACGGTTACTCCTTTAACACCCCTGAACTTTCACGAGACCACGTAGAAGATCGCTTCGTTGATTTCGTCAACGAGGTTCTACAACAGGTTCAAGTTCGTCGCATCCAGAAGTTCCGCCTCGAGGGTGAGGTGCGAAATTACTCCTGTACCCTCTCATTTTGGATCGACGCCGTTACTTCCGGGCCTCACCTCCAAGAACTGTACCTCTCTCTTTGGAACTCCAGTGGCTCCTTTTACACATTACCTTACAGTGTTTTCTCTTGCACCTCACTGGTCTCACTCATCTTGAAAGgtgatattattgtttcttttgATAATCTTCAATCTCTTCAGTTGCCATCTCTCAAGAACTTAGACTTGGAAATAATCTCTACTGAACTTGACAAGCTTTTATCTCTCTGCCCTGCGCTTGAAACTCTAAAGGTCTTTATATTCTTTAATTCCGGTGGCATTGATCCAAATGAAATCCACGTGCCTCGTTCTTTGAAGAGATTAACTCTCGAGAGCGAAGCTTGCGATTCGACGGTTGATCATCTTGAGATACACACGCCGTCTCTTGAGTACCTTGATATTGCTTTAGTAGCTTGTTACTCGCAGATTTCGGTTAGGACTTATCCGAACCTGGTTGAAGCATGTCTGAATATTTGTTTTGATGATATGCATATTGATTGGATGCCCAAGCTTCTCAATGCAGTCTGCAGAACAAAATTTCTTGCCTTGCAAGCTTCAACAACCGCG TGTTTGATTTGTGTTCCATCTCTAGAGTTTCCCCAATTCTGCTGTTTGGTTAGGCTgcaaattggttttgaatttttcaactCAAGAGTGCTAATAGACTTGCTTCACTGTTGTTGCAAGCTTGAAGCTCTCTTAATTCATGCATGTGAG TCGGTAAGTTACGGTTGCTTGTATGGGGAACCTGTTGAACCTAGCAGTTGGACACAACCGGTGAGTGTTCCAAGTTGTGTCGTATCACACCTGAACATTATTGAGTTTAGAGattatgaagacttggaagaggagCATGAATTCATTGCATATGTTATAGAAAGAGGACTTGTTTTGAAGACAGTAACAATTCATACTAGGACTTTTATTGATCAAGAGATAAAAGATCATATTCTCAAAAAATTGTCTGTTGTCCCAATGGGCTCAAGCATTTGCCAACTTAAACTTGAGTAA